In the genome of Vicia villosa cultivar HV-30 ecotype Madison, WI linkage group LG7, Vvil1.0, whole genome shotgun sequence, one region contains:
- the LOC131620735 gene encoding uncharacterized protein LOC131620735, which yields MNMNRILIFLLFISAKKMNHLEQSVKDLQAQNAEFQALILNLSKGKEELKTLLTKKEKKTKKTVGVLNMGRRFQGPLRKVKEIEEETEQEEGASGKTDQTSNNGSGKQDEEEEDYYDDEEYPEDKYRQLEERMKAVEIQKISGLDFEELGLISGVVIPPKFKTPTFAKYDGVSCPKLHLKSYVRKIQPHTADKMLWIHLFQESLSGTQLEWYYQLEGTNIRTWEDLAVAFYTQYQYNADLAPTRTQLQSMSMGPRESFKEYAQKWRDLAGRVQPPLADRELVDMFMGTLTGPFYSYLLGSSSAGFTDLILTGERVESGI from the coding sequence atgAACATGAACAGGATACTCATCttcttgctgtttatttcagctaagaaaatgaatcatctcgagcaatcagtcaaggaCCTACAAGCACAGAACGCTGAATTCCAAGCCCTgatcctgaatttgtccaaggggaaGGAAGAGCTGAAGACACTCCTtactaagaaggagaagaagaccaaGAAGACTGTGGGTGTTCTCAATATGGGAAGAAGATTTCAAGGCCCTCTCAGAAAGGTCAAAGAAATCGAAGAGGAGACTGAACAAGAGGAAGGTGCTAGTGGCAAGACTGATCAAACGAGCAACAACGGTTCTGGAAAGCAAGACGAGGAAGAGGAGGATTACTATGATGACGAAGAGTATCCGGAGGATAAGTACAGACAGTTGGAGGAACGAATGAAGGCTGTGGAAATCCAGAAGATATCAGGACTAGACTTTGAGGAACTAGGGCTCATCTCAGGAGTCgtgatccctccaaagttcaaaactccgacctttgcaaagtatgatggagtctcttgtcccaaaTTGCACCTAAAATCATATGTGAGAAAGATCCAACCTCACACCGCTGACAAAATGCTGTGGATCCACTTGTTCCAAGAGAGTTTGTcaggaactcaactcgaatggtactatcagctggagggTACCAATATCCGCACTTGGGAGGACTTGGCTGTTGCTTTCTATacgcaataccaatataatgctGATCTCGCACCGACTCGTACACAACTGCAGAGTATGTCCATGGGTCCGAGAGAAAGTTTTAAGGAGTATGCGCAGAAGTGGAGGGATTTGGCcggcagagttcaacctcctctgGCTGACAGagagctagtcgacatgttcatgggtacttTGACTGGTCCATTTTATAgttatttgctgggaagctcatcagcTGGATTTACTGacttgatattaactggagaacgCGTCGAAAGTGGCATCTGA